The Glycine soja cultivar W05 chromosome 3, ASM419377v2, whole genome shotgun sequence genome window below encodes:
- the LOC114406070 gene encoding uncharacterized protein LOC114406070: protein MAEPSSDAATASATRKNKADPGWKYCHSLVEGDTNTIVCNFCGKITKGGITRAKQHLIGKSGNVAACKKTPPNVVEELKEYMATKKSGTTYSTSGSGNMANIRDFEFGEPIGCDGSEEDEFADSCNAAASAKTKCGTKKGPMDKFCKNPENAINRRKMEMLRQMNIRESMDKNEVLKVHQHIARFWYQAGLSFNLIKLKSFENMVAAIGQYGPHLPIPSYHDIRVPLLKKEVEYTENLMKGHREQWVKYGCTIMSDAWTDQKQRCIINFLINSQAGTMFLKSVDGSDFVKTGEKLFELLDAIVEEVGEENVVQVVTDNGSNYVLAGKLLEEKRKHIYWTPCAAHCIDLMLEDIGKLPLIRKTIRRAINLVGFIYAHSSTLSLLRNFTNKRELVRHAITRFATSYLTLERLHKEKANIRKMFTSDEWTLNKLSKEPKGKEAAKVVLMPSFWNSVVYTLKVMAPLVKVLRLVDGERKPAMGYIYEAMDKAKETIMKSFNNNESKYKDVFEIIDKRWNCQLHRPLHAAAHFLNPEFFYDNTDLEFDFEVTNGLFECIKKLIPQFDVQQKILTELHLYKIGADHFGSDFAMAQRKTHSPTYWWRMFGSQTPNLQKLAIKILSLTCSASGCERNWSVFEQIHSKKRNRLEHKRLHDLVFVKYNQQLKQRYNARDEIDPISLNDIDVCNEWLVGEMDQDDDNDAGNDLVFEDDDALNWATVYQASGVGECRMYTRRKKQKTSVAAAQTSKKQAMVVGSSSRKQKAVQENDEDLDVEENIDVESEEEEIMVNFEASDGEEGEGDAPLPYDNNEDDYVGIGEDD from the exons aTGGCTGAACCATCATCCGATGCTGCTACTGCAAGTGCAACGAGGAAAAATAAGGCAGACCCAGGCTGGAAATATTGCCATTCACTAGTGGAAGGAGATACAAACAccattgtttgtaatttttgtgGAAAAATCACTAAGGGAGGAATAACCCGAGCCAAACAACACCTGATTGGGAAGTCGGGCAACGTTGCAGCTTGCAAGAAAACTCCCCCAAATGTAGTTGAAGAGTTGAAGGAATATATGGCTACAAAAAAAAGCGGGACCACTTACAGTACTTCTGGCAGTGGTAATATGGCAAATATAAGAGATTTTGAATTTGGTGAACCGATTGGATGTGATGGAAGTGAAGAAGATGAGTTTGCGGATTCTTGTAATGCTGCTGCAAGTGCAAAGACAAAGTGTGGGACTAAAAAAGGACCAATGGACAAATTCTGTAAGAATCCAGAAAATGCAATCAATCGGAGAAAAATGGAGATGCTGAGGCAAATGAACATAAGAGAGTCAATGGATAAGAATGAAGTATTGAAGGTGCATCAACATATTGCTCGCTTTTGGTACCAAGCAGGTTTGTCATTCAACCTCATTAAATTGAAAAGCTTTGAGAACATGGTTGCAGCCATTGGTCAATATGGGCCACATTTGCCCATTCCTAGCTATCATGACATCAGAGTTCCACTCTTGAAGAAGGAAGTTGAATATACTGAAAATTTGATGAAAGGCCATAGGGAGCAATGGGTCAAGTATGGTTGTACTATTATGTCCGATGCATGGACTGATCAGAAACAAAGatgcatcattaattttttgattaacTCTCAAGCTGGTACCATGTTTTTGAAGTCTGTTGATGGCTCTGATTTTGTGAAGACAGGTGAAAAGCTTTTTGAGTTGCTTGATGCCATTGTGGAGGAAGTTGGAGAAGAGAATGTTGTTCAAGTTGTAACCGATAATGGGAGCAACTATGTTTTAGCGGGTAAGTTGTTGGAGGAGAAAAGGAAACATATTTATTGGACTCCTTGTGCAGCTCATTGTATTGATTTGATGCTTGAAGATATTGGGAAGCTTCCCTTGATAAGGAAGACCATTAGAAGGGCAATTAATCTAGTTGGGTTTATCTATGCCCATTCTAGTACCTTAAGTTTGTTGAGAAATTTTACAAACAAGAGGGAATTGGTGAGACATGCTATTACTAGATTTGCCACTTCTTATCTAACCTTGGAAAGGCTTCACAAAGAGAAAGCCAATATTAGAAAGATGTTTACTTCTGATgaatggaccttgaacaagctatCTAAGGAGCCTAAGGGAAAAGAAGCTGCAAAGGTAGTGCTCATGCCTTCTTTTTGGAATAGTGTGGTTTACACTCTTAAAGTCATGGCTCCACTTGTGAAAGTGCTTCGTCTTGTGGATGGTGAAAGGAAACCAGCCATGGGCTATATTTATGAAGCAATGGACAAggcaaaagaaacaattatGAAGTCTTTCAACAACAATGAAAGCAAGTACAAAGATGTGTTTGAAATCATTGATAAAAGATGGAATTGTCAGCTTCATAGGCCATTGCATGCAGCTGCCCACTTTTTAAATCCAGAGTTCTTTTATGACAACACTGacttggagtttgattttgaggtCACCAATGGTTTGTTTGAGTGCATTAAGAAGTTGATTCCACAATTTGATGTGCAACAGAAAATTCTAACCGAGTTGCATCTTTACAAGATTGGTGCTGACCACTTTGGTTCCGACTTTGCAATGgctcaaaggaaaacccattctcCTA CATATTGGTGGCGAATGTTTGGGTCACAAACTCCAAATTTGCAGAAGCTGGCTATTAAGATTTTGAGTTTGACTTGCAGTGCTTCAGGATGTGAAAGAAATTGGAGTGTGTTTGAGCAA attcattccaaaaaaagaaataggctTGAGCACAAGAGGTTGCATGATTTGGTGTTTGTCAAATACAACCAACAATTGAAGCAAAGATATAATGCAagagatgaaattgatccaatttCTCTTAATGATATTGATGTATGCAATGAATGGCTCGTGGGAGAGATGGAtcaagatgatgataatgatgctggaaatgatttggtatttgaagatgatgatgctcTAAATTGGGCAACTGTGTATCAGGCTTCGGGGGTTGGAGAGTGTAGGATGTATACTAGGCggaaaaagcaaaaaacaagTGTTGCTGCTGCCCAAACTTCTAAAAAACAGGCAATGGTTGTTGGATCTTCATCAAGGAAGCAAAAAGCAGTCCAAGAAAATGATGAGGATCTAGATGTTGAGGAGAATATTGATGTTgaatctgaagaagaagaaatcatggTCAATTTTGAGGCGTCTGATGGggaagagggagagggagatgcTCCATTACCATATGATAACAACGAAGATGATTATGTTGGGATTGGAGAAGATGATTAG